Proteins from a single region of Ischnura elegans chromosome 2, ioIscEleg1.1, whole genome shotgun sequence:
- the LOC124153246 gene encoding proton-coupled folate transporter-like, whose product MERESRWRCCRHLTVEPSFLLVAYSLALFEAPFQDLLLQRICQQTSEVPFEWCEALPDHPTAEAVIHPRAATLLMVGGIMETVLPAMTSCLAGAWSDRAGSRKPLIVIPLTGYILKFALLAAIMSVSWVPVECFLIGYVPVAISGGFTTLFGAVTSVVADEAPTDQKTFRLGMLQVVFIVGLLPGGLTSSATLRALGHTGVFLLAGGACFLALVIALTNISETYIAEDRNEGNNDSCLLKDIVQTIIKRRESGRQILLILSVSSLASSIIAYNGESNLYYMYGRKEFKWTVFDFTLYRSVSYGLQMVGEFSGARYR is encoded by the exons ATGGAGAGGGAGTCTAGGTGGCGTTGCTGTCGCCACCTGACGGTGGAGCCATCTTTCCTGCTCGTGGCGTACTCGCTGGCGCTCTTCGAGGCCCCCTTCCAGGACCTCTTGCTCCAGAGGATCTGCCAGCAGACGTCGGAGGTGCCGTTTGAGTGGTGCGAGGCCTTGCCCGACCACCCCACCGCAGAGGCGGTTATCCACCCGCGGGCCGCCACCCTCCTCATGGTCGGGGGAATCATGGAGACTGTCCTCCCGGCGATGACCTCGTGTCTGGCGGGTGCGTGGAGCGACCGGGCCGGCAGCAGAAAGCCGCTCATCGTCATACCGCTCACGGG GTACATTCTCAAATTCGCCCTGCTTGCAGCGATCATGAGCGTGTCTTGGGTTCCCGTGGAGTGCTTCCTCATTGGCTACGTGCCGGTGGCCATCAGCGGAGGCTTCACGACTCTCTTTGGGGCCGTCACTTCGGTGGTGGCGGACGAGGCCCCAACGGATCAAAAGACCTTCCGCCTGGGCATGCTGCAGGTCGTCTTCATCGTGGGTCTGTTGCCCGGGGGCCTCACGTCCTCAGCCACCCTCCGCGCCCTCGGCCACACCGGAGTGTTCCTATTGGCTGGAGGAGCCTGCTTCCTCGCCCTCGTCATAGCACTCACGAACATAAGCGAAACGTATATCGCAGAAGATCGAAACGAAG GTAATAACGATTCGTGCTTGCTGAAAGACATTGTTCAGACTATCATTAAAAGAAGGGAAAGTGGTCGTCAGATCTTACTCATACTAAGTGTGTCATCACTGGCATCAAGTATCATAGCATATAACG GTGAATCAAACCTCTACTACATGTACGGGAGGAAAGAATTTAAATGGACAGTTTTCGATTTTACACTCTACAGAAGCGTCTCCTACGGATTGCAGATGGTAGGTGAGTTTAGTGGAGCACGTTACCGATAG